A DNA window from Ctenopharyngodon idella isolate HZGC_01 chromosome 10, HZGC01, whole genome shotgun sequence contains the following coding sequences:
- the LOC127521180 gene encoding LOW QUALITY PROTEIN: uncharacterized protein LOC127521180 (The sequence of the model RefSeq protein was modified relative to this genomic sequence to represent the inferred CDS: inserted 1 base in 1 codon) — MCFISTVLLVCQTTQSLFDKQVNLGQNVTLDCQIDVKDVYWVFQKLTDSPALILRTFSSXSTSSLIQDERFKDKYSSLTLSRLFISNVTIDELGLYYCVKRTDSGLQLSNGTRLYITESVQDHNQTVNKNHSQPQCEKTLKIDNRMTVTSFLLNIVLIIAITGLLIHKFKKSTKSRQHRQNVEPQQPEDFNTVQYSEIELPTYSREENPKQINGTYVLLQKPKPHPRVQHNMNLQSC; from the exons ATGTGTTTTATCTCCACAGTTCTGCTGGTGTGTCAAACTACACAGAGTTTATTTGATAAACAGGTGAATTTAGGGCAAAATGTGACTTTAGACTGTCAGATTGATGTAAAAGATGTTTATTGGGTTTTCCAGAAACTGACGGATTCTCCAGCGCTGATTCTGCGAACTTTCTCAT GATCTACATCATCTCTTATACAAGATGAAAGATTTAAAGACAAATATTCATCACTAACTTTGAGCCGTTTATTTATCAGTAATGTCACTATTGATGAATTAGGATTATATTATTGTGTAAAAAGAACTGACTCAGGCCTACAGCTCAGCAATGGCACCAGACTTTACATCACTG AATCTGTCCAAGATCACAATCAAACAGTAAACAAAAATCATTCACAACCACAATGTGAGAAAACACTCAAGATTGACAATAGAATGACTGTTACATCCTTCCTATTAAACATTGTGCTGATTATTGCAATAACAG GTCTGTTAATACACAAATTTAAGAAAAGCACAAAAAGTCGACAACATCGTCAGAATGTCGAACCACAGCAGCCTGAGGACTTTAACACTGTACAG TATTCTGAAATCGAGTTACCTACATATTCCAGAGAAGAAAATCCCAAACAGATCAACGGCACTTACGTGCTTCTTCAGAAGCCAAAGCCACATCCAAGAGTTCAACACAACATGAACCTGCAAAGTTGTTGA
- the atp6ap2 gene encoding renin receptor isoform X1 has translation MNRTIMNTVFALLGLLSGVLGDSLTVLRSPQYVTFRDGQWPISGEKIPDLVALTMGFSVREDLDWPGLAAGSLFQRPRANALIVVRGMDSLDFPKNISSYPLENPVPFTLDSVANTMHTLFADSTPVVLQLAPSEERLYMMGMANTVFEDLPVTLQQIRGRLSQEGSVLTSLPLSSLSRNNEADLLFLSEVQVLYDISALLQKHKHLAKDPAPDLYSLELAGLEEIVRRYGTDSPQFTDATRILTSALQKFADDVSSVYGNNAVVEVVTVKTFETPLTRKSRSILESKQISNPESPYNLAYKYNFEYAVIFNIVLWLMIVLALAVIVISYNLWNMDPGYDSIIYRMTNQKIRMD, from the exons ATGAATCGAACAATTATGAACACAGTATTTGCACTTTTAGGACTTTTATCAG GTGTTTTGGGTGACAGTTTGACCGTTCTGCGCAGCCCGCAGTATGTGACCTTCCGGGATGGACAGTGGCCCATATCAGGAGAAAAGATCCCTGATTTAGTTGCCCTAACCATGGGCTTCTCTGTTCGTGAG GATCTTGACTGGCCTGGTCTGGCCGCCGGCTCGCTGTTTCAACGCCCGCGTGCAAACGCTCTGATCGTCGTGCGCGGCATGGACAGCCTTGACTTTCCAAAAAACATTTCCTCTTACCCTCTCGAAAAT CCGGTTCCGTTCACTCTGGACAGTGTGGCGAACACTATGCACACTTTGTTTGCTGACAGCACCCCTGTGGTTTTGCAGCTCGCACCTAGTGAGGAG AGACTGTATATGATGGGAATGGCCAACACTGTTTTTGAGGATCTGCCCGTGACCCTGCAACAGATCCGTGGACGTTTGTCCCAGGAAGGATCGGTCCTCACTTCCCTTCCTCTCAGCTCTCTCAGCCGTAATAATGAG gctgATCTTCTGTTCCTGTCTGAGGTTCAGGTGCTGTATGACATCTCCGCTCTG CTGCAGAAACACAAGCATCTGGCTAAAGACCCAGCTCCTGACCTGTACTCCCTAGAGCTCGCGGGATTGGAGGAGATCGTCCGCCGCTACGGCACAGACTCCCCTCAGTTCACGGACGCTACCAGGATCCTGACATCTGCTCTGCAGAAG TTCGCAGATGACGTCTCCAGCGTCTATGGAAACAACGCAGTTGTAGAAGTCGTGACTGTAAAGACCTTTGAAACCCCTCTGACCAGGAAGTCACGCTCCATCCTCGAGTCCAAGCAGATC AGTAACCCAGAAAGCCCCTACAACCTGGCCTACAAGTACAACTTTGAGTACGCCGTGATCTTCAACATTGTCCTGTGGCTGATGATCGTCTTAGCTTTAGCTGTCATCGTTATTTCCTACAACCTCTGGAACATGGATCCAGGATACGACAGCATCATCTACAGgatgaccaatcagaagatcCGAATGGACTGA
- the atp6ap2 gene encoding renin receptor isoform X2: protein MNRTIMNTVFALLGLLSGVLGDSLTVLRSPQYVTFRDGQWPISGEKIPDLVALTMGFSVREDLDWPGLAAGSLFQRPRANALIVVRGMDSLDFPKNISSYPLENPVPFTLDSVANTMHTLFADSTPVVLQLAPSEERLYMMGMANTVFEDLPVTLQQIRGRLSQEGSVLTSLPLSSLSRNNEADLLFLSEVQVLYDISALLQKHKHLAKDPAPDLYSLELAGLEEIVRRYGTDSPQFTDATRILTSALQKFADDVSSVYGNNAVVEVVTVKTFETPLTRKSRSILESKQIGTRRKNRLKTTAVRRLMSIV from the exons ATGAATCGAACAATTATGAACACAGTATTTGCACTTTTAGGACTTTTATCAG GTGTTTTGGGTGACAGTTTGACCGTTCTGCGCAGCCCGCAGTATGTGACCTTCCGGGATGGACAGTGGCCCATATCAGGAGAAAAGATCCCTGATTTAGTTGCCCTAACCATGGGCTTCTCTGTTCGTGAG GATCTTGACTGGCCTGGTCTGGCCGCCGGCTCGCTGTTTCAACGCCCGCGTGCAAACGCTCTGATCGTCGTGCGCGGCATGGACAGCCTTGACTTTCCAAAAAACATTTCCTCTTACCCTCTCGAAAAT CCGGTTCCGTTCACTCTGGACAGTGTGGCGAACACTATGCACACTTTGTTTGCTGACAGCACCCCTGTGGTTTTGCAGCTCGCACCTAGTGAGGAG AGACTGTATATGATGGGAATGGCCAACACTGTTTTTGAGGATCTGCCCGTGACCCTGCAACAGATCCGTGGACGTTTGTCCCAGGAAGGATCGGTCCTCACTTCCCTTCCTCTCAGCTCTCTCAGCCGTAATAATGAG gctgATCTTCTGTTCCTGTCTGAGGTTCAGGTGCTGTATGACATCTCCGCTCTG CTGCAGAAACACAAGCATCTGGCTAAAGACCCAGCTCCTGACCTGTACTCCCTAGAGCTCGCGGGATTGGAGGAGATCGTCCGCCGCTACGGCACAGACTCCCCTCAGTTCACGGACGCTACCAGGATCCTGACATCTGCTCTGCAGAAG TTCGCAGATGACGTCTCCAGCGTCTATGGAAACAACGCAGTTGTAGAAGTCGTGACTGTAAAGACCTTTGAAACCCCTCTGACCAGGAAGTCACGCTCCATCCTCGAGTCCAAGCAGATC GGTACAAGAAGAAAGAATCGACTCAAGACCACTGCTGTAAGACGTTTAATGTCGATTGTGTAG